The proteins below are encoded in one region of Candidatus Poribacteria bacterium:
- a CDS encoding ABC transporter ATP-binding protein: protein MLATTVLTLMPTYFTRIMIDDVLATPEALAANPPTSLGKIFRSMGTGGLALLVAVLCLAGSHAVSQILGVFRGRLHAWLGLRLSADIRAQLYERLHGLSLRFFDKRQTGTVMSHITEDSGRLQGFLVDGLQFVVMDGLMIVGIGAILFWMNWKLALFILIPVPLVVLGGGWFWTKVRSLWHRSWRRRSKLFDVVNDSVSGVRVVRAFAQENYEITRFNDANEDVRSYETRAEMLWATYFPLLWLSIDVGALIVWYVGGRQVLGTEMSLGTLMTFNGFLWRFYEPLMHASPVLNWFSRSLTAAERIFEVLDSEPEQYDDGSLVDLQEIKGEVEFRDLTFGYEAHKPVLKGIDLHVKPGEMIGLVGHSGAGKSTMINLICRFYVANSGGLFIDGEDINRIRLSDLRRQIGVVLQEPYLFNGSIADNIAYAKPGATIEEVIEAAKAANAHEFIAKFPDGYDTQVGERGGRLSGGERQRISIARAILHNPRILILDEATSSVDVHTEKKIQEAISRLVQNRTTFAIAHRLSTLRNANRLFVLEKGKGVECGTHEELMEKKGIYFKLVDTQRQTSEIRSQAEAVSG, encoded by the coding sequence ATGCTCGCGACGACCGTACTGACGCTGATGCCGACCTACTTCACGCGCATCATGATCGACGATGTGCTGGCGACGCCAGAAGCCCTTGCGGCGAATCCGCCGACGAGCCTCGGCAAAATCTTCCGAAGCATGGGAACCGGCGGACTGGCGCTGCTGGTCGCCGTGCTCTGTCTGGCGGGGTCGCACGCCGTGTCCCAGATTCTAGGCGTGTTCCGAGGCAGGCTGCACGCGTGGCTGGGTCTGCGGCTCTCCGCCGATATCCGCGCTCAGCTCTACGAGCGCCTGCACGGGCTCTCCCTGCGGTTCTTCGACAAGCGGCAGACCGGCACGGTCATGTCGCACATCACCGAGGACAGCGGGAGGCTCCAGGGCTTCCTCGTGGACGGTCTGCAGTTCGTCGTCATGGACGGTCTGATGATCGTCGGCATCGGCGCGATCCTGTTCTGGATGAACTGGAAGCTGGCGCTGTTCATCCTGATCCCCGTGCCGTTGGTCGTCCTGGGCGGCGGCTGGTTCTGGACGAAGGTGCGAAGCCTGTGGCATCGGTCGTGGAGGCGCCGCTCGAAGCTGTTCGACGTCGTCAACGACTCGGTCTCCGGCGTGCGCGTCGTGCGCGCGTTCGCGCAGGAGAACTACGAGATCACGCGGTTCAACGACGCCAACGAGGACGTGCGGTCCTACGAGACCCGCGCGGAGATGCTCTGGGCGACCTACTTCCCGCTGCTGTGGCTCTCCATCGACGTCGGGGCGCTCATCGTTTGGTACGTCGGCGGACGGCAGGTGCTGGGCACCGAGATGAGCCTTGGAACCCTGATGACGTTCAACGGGTTCCTGTGGCGGTTCTACGAGCCGCTGATGCACGCAAGCCCGGTTCTCAACTGGTTCTCGCGGTCGCTGACGGCGGCTGAGCGCATCTTCGAGGTCCTCGACTCAGAGCCGGAGCAGTACGACGACGGCAGCCTGGTCGACCTGCAGGAGATCAAGGGCGAGGTCGAGTTCCGCGATCTGACGTTCGGGTACGAAGCGCACAAACCGGTTCTCAAGGGCATCGATCTGCACGTGAAGCCCGGCGAGATGATCGGTCTGGTGGGTCACTCCGGCGCGGGCAAGTCGACGATGATCAACCTGATCTGCCGGTTCTATGTCGCGAACTCCGGCGGGCTCTTCATCGACGGCGAGGACATCAACCGCATCCGGTTGAGCGACCTGCGGCGGCAGATCGGCGTCGTGCTCCAGGAGCCGTACCTGTTCAATGGGAGCATCGCGGACAACATCGCCTATGCCAAGCCCGGCGCGACCATCGAGGAGGTGATCGAGGCGGCGAAGGCGGCGAACGCCCACGAGTTCATCGCCAAGTTCCCCGACGGATACGACACGCAGGTCGGCGAGCGCGGCGGACGGCTTTCCGGCGGCGAACGCCAGCGCATCTCCATCGCTCGGGCGATCCTGCACAATCCGCGCATCCTGATTCTGGACGAGGCGACTTCGTCGGTGGATGTCCACACGGAGAAGAAGATCCAGGAGGCGATATCGCGGCTCGTGCAGAACCGGACGACCTTCGCCATCGCGCATCGGCTCTCGACGCTGCGGAACGCCAACCGCCTGTTCGTGTTGGAGAAGGGCAAGGGCGTCGAGTGCGGCACGCACGAGGAGCTCATGGAGAAGAAGGGCATCTACTTCAAGCTCGTCGATACGCAGCGTCAGACGTCCGAGATCCGCTCCCAGGCGGAAGCGGTCTCCGGCTGA